A section of the Subtercola frigoramans genome encodes:
- a CDS encoding MazG family protein — MTTPLFSNPTNASNAPEAVNDADAVNDPDAENDAQSSDASQPAQPDAPSKLDELIAVTARLRAPGGCPWDAEQTHESLVKYLVEETHELVDAIESGTREDLLEELGDVLYQVVFHADLAAQTPGEEFDIQDVAAHMTVKMVGRHPHVFGDTVAETADAVVAIWDDLKAVEKPGRTSVLDGIPLGMPSLALADKLLGKAHKIGVLDEAAPPIIPMSTEDELGPLLLAIVASAKSQGLDAERALRSTLRGLQDEIREAESDARTSAAPNDRFDAGIVGLPASD; from the coding sequence GTGACCACTCCACTTTTCTCGAACCCGACGAATGCCTCGAATGCGCCAGAAGCCGTGAATGACGCCGACGCCGTGAACGACCCAGACGCCGAGAATGACGCGCAGTCCTCGGATGCATCGCAGCCGGCCCAGCCCGACGCGCCGTCGAAACTCGACGAACTGATCGCCGTGACGGCCCGGCTGCGCGCACCGGGTGGATGCCCGTGGGACGCCGAGCAGACGCACGAGTCGCTCGTGAAATACCTCGTCGAGGAGACCCACGAACTCGTCGACGCCATCGAGTCGGGCACTCGCGAAGACCTCCTCGAAGAACTCGGCGACGTGCTCTACCAGGTCGTCTTCCACGCCGACCTCGCCGCCCAGACTCCGGGAGAGGAGTTCGACATCCAGGATGTCGCGGCCCACATGACCGTGAAGATGGTCGGCCGGCACCCCCACGTCTTCGGCGACACGGTGGCCGAGACCGCCGACGCAGTGGTCGCGATCTGGGACGACCTCAAAGCCGTCGAGAAACCCGGTCGCACCAGCGTTCTCGACGGAATCCCGCTCGGAATGCCCTCGCTCGCCCTCGCCGACAAGCTGCTCGGCAAGGCCCACAAGATCGGCGTGCTCGACGAGGCGGCGCCGCCGATCATCCCGATGTCGACCGAAGACGAACTCGGGCCGCTGCTGCTCGCCATCGTCGCATCGGCGAAATCGCAGGGGCTCGATGCCGAACGCGCCCTGCGCTCGACTCTCCGCGGCCTGCAGGACGAGATCCGTGAGGCCGAATCGGATGCCCGAACCTCCGCAGCCCCGAACGATCGTTTCGACGCGGGCATCGTGGGTCTCCCCGCCTCAGACTGA